The Rhodocytophaga rosea genome has a segment encoding these proteins:
- a CDS encoding LexA family protein, translating to MQPFTLYYPIKYSKVKPLPLFSCKVSAGFPSPANDYEQNPLNLHEYVVDNEATTYFVKAEGDSMTGAGIFDGTMLVVDKSLEAIDGDIVVAFVNGECFVKRLRYEKGKAFLCPENKGYPTYEIKDGVNFQVFGVVIAWCHKSKRNR from the coding sequence ATGCAGCCTTTTACCCTCTATTATCCTATAAAGTATTCGAAGGTGAAGCCCCTTCCCTTGTTCTCGTGTAAAGTATCAGCCGGATTCCCTAGCCCAGCAAATGACTATGAACAAAATCCGTTGAACCTGCATGAGTATGTGGTAGACAATGAAGCCACCACCTATTTTGTCAAAGCCGAAGGGGATTCGATGACCGGTGCGGGTATTTTTGACGGAACCATGCTTGTAGTGGATAAATCGCTGGAAGCCATAGATGGCGATATTGTGGTAGCATTTGTTAATGGTGAGTGTTTTGTAAAACGGCTGCGCTATGAGAAAGGCAAAGCTTTTTTATGCCCTGAAAACAAAGGTTATCCAACATATGAAATAAAAGATGGGGTAAATTTCCAGGTCTTTGGTGTAGTCATTGCTTGGTGTCATAAGTCCAAACGCAACAGATAA
- a CDS encoding Y-family DNA polymerase, translating into MFSLVDCNNFYVSCQRVFNPALEGKPVVVLSNNDGSIIARSNEVKGFIQMGQPYFQAKKMIDEHKVRVFSSNYELYGNMSGRVMNVLSGLAPETEVYSIDECFLNFPGWQPDELLNHAHLIRDRVKKWTGIPVSIGLAPTKTLAKAANKVAKKAEGIYLIRNSKDIDSLLENLPVDDLWGIGRQYNKLLKANNIGTALQFKNLPDGWIQKHMTIMGLRLAYELRGISCLPLEKVQGTKKAICTSRSFGQYVSAYTEMEEVAANFAFKCCEKLRKEGTAASVVTVFIHTNSFNTTLPQYSNSRTLRLPVASDSTPEIIHYVLKALKAIYRPGYAYKKAGVIVTGIVPSNAVQQDLFDQVDRAKQLQLMKTIDEVNKKTGTGKGIFNSPVKFAVQTHATKQVNWPMQRKYLSPCYTTRWDQVLKAS; encoded by the coding sequence ATGTTCTCTTTGGTCGACTGCAACAATTTTTATGTCAGCTGTCAACGGGTGTTTAACCCTGCTTTGGAAGGAAAACCTGTCGTGGTTTTGTCCAATAATGACGGCTCTATAATAGCGCGTTCTAATGAAGTAAAGGGATTTATTCAAATGGGTCAGCCTTATTTTCAGGCAAAGAAAATGATTGATGAACATAAAGTGAGAGTATTTTCATCTAATTATGAACTGTATGGGAATATGTCTGGCAGAGTGATGAATGTACTTTCAGGACTGGCACCAGAGACAGAAGTATATAGCATTGACGAATGTTTTTTAAACTTTCCGGGTTGGCAACCAGACGAATTACTAAACCATGCACACCTGATCCGGGACCGGGTAAAAAAGTGGACAGGTATTCCGGTTTCCATTGGCCTGGCTCCTACCAAGACACTGGCTAAAGCCGCCAATAAAGTGGCAAAAAAAGCCGAGGGAATCTACTTGATCAGAAATAGCAAAGACATCGACAGCTTATTAGAGAATTTGCCGGTAGATGATTTGTGGGGTATTGGAAGGCAGTACAATAAGTTGCTAAAGGCAAATAATATTGGGACTGCTCTGCAATTTAAGAACCTGCCAGATGGATGGATACAGAAGCACATGACCATTATGGGTTTGCGTTTAGCCTATGAACTCAGAGGTATATCCTGCCTGCCTCTAGAAAAGGTGCAAGGAACCAAGAAAGCCATTTGTACCTCCCGGTCTTTTGGCCAGTATGTATCTGCTTATACAGAGATGGAAGAAGTGGCAGCTAATTTTGCTTTCAAATGCTGTGAGAAGCTACGCAAAGAAGGAACTGCAGCAAGCGTGGTAACGGTATTTATACATACCAACTCATTTAATACTACCCTTCCGCAATACTCCAACAGCCGCACCTTACGCTTACCAGTAGCCAGTGATAGTACTCCAGAAATCATCCACTATGTGCTCAAAGCTTTAAAAGCTATTTACAGACCCGGGTATGCTTATAAAAAAGCAGGGGTGATTGTCACAGGTATTGTACCCAGTAATGCGGTGCAGCAAGATTTATTTGATCAGGTGGACCGGGCAAAACAATTGCAGTTAATGAAAACGATAGATGAGGTAAATAAGAAAACAGGAACAGGAAAAGGTATATTTAATTCACCAGTGAAATTTGCTGTACAAACCCATGCCACAAAACAAGTAAATTGGCCTATGCAACGAAAATACCTTTCACCTTGCTATACAACCAGGTGGGATCAGGTACTGAAGGCAAGTTAG
- a CDS encoding relaxase/mobilization nuclease domain-containing protein: MIGKLSMGAGAVGAISYCYYDKKATDGNGEKAVRGELLYSNEVFITKLPNTHLHLQYLAAQYHQVAQLNTKTEKFIWHQTFNFPPGENVSNETMVKIACDFAREFGFEHNQYLVFRHRDKPHEHFHIIANRINANGQNTATDRKNYERIQLFCREMENKYGLQVTKSKQKSYAQSSSVQADKLRKLIDKHLPTCQTLSELSIALKKQDVIMYLGRGISFTDRNSGVTFKGSALSRHYSRSQIESRLGKSLVLQAPNSKQIAISDQSGSKNLNTVIKSKFPSQKESLPVSKMISEHNNATETRKDLAKINESLRSVKNRKVKRRIN; the protein is encoded by the coding sequence ATGATCGGTAAGTTATCCATGGGTGCTGGTGCTGTCGGAGCAATCAGCTACTGTTATTATGATAAAAAGGCTACAGACGGAAATGGAGAAAAAGCCGTACGTGGAGAATTGCTTTATAGTAACGAGGTGTTCATTACTAAGCTGCCAAATACACATTTGCATCTTCAATATCTTGCAGCACAGTATCATCAAGTAGCCCAATTGAATACAAAAACTGAAAAGTTTATCTGGCATCAAACCTTTAACTTTCCACCAGGCGAAAATGTGAGTAATGAGACAATGGTGAAAATCGCCTGTGATTTTGCCAGAGAATTTGGCTTTGAACATAACCAGTATCTGGTATTCCGACACCGTGACAAACCGCATGAACATTTTCACATTATTGCCAATCGCATCAATGCGAATGGGCAGAATACAGCTACCGACAGGAAAAACTATGAGCGGATACAGCTTTTTTGCAGAGAGATGGAAAATAAGTATGGGCTGCAAGTCACAAAGAGCAAACAAAAATCCTATGCTCAAAGCAGCAGTGTTCAGGCAGACAAATTAAGAAAGCTGATAGATAAACACCTGCCCACTTGCCAGACATTGAGCGAACTAAGTATAGCTTTGAAAAAGCAAGATGTTATTATGTATTTAGGCAGAGGAATCAGCTTTACTGACCGCAATAGCGGTGTTACATTCAAAGGCTCAGCTTTGAGTCGTCACTATAGCCGCAGTCAGATCGAAAGTCGCTTAGGAAAAAGTTTAGTACTCCAAGCACCAAACAGTAAGCAAATTGCCATCAGCGATCAATCAGGTAGCAAAAATCTAAACACGGTTATAAAGAGTAAATTCCCTTCTCAAAAGGAAAGCCTGCCTGTTTCAAAAATGATTTCTGAGCACAATAATGCTACTGAAACCAGAAAAGATTTAGCGAAAATAAATGAGTCTTTGCGATCAGTGAAAAATAGAAAAGTGAAGAGACGAATAAATTAA
- a CDS encoding P-loop NTPase family protein, with amino-acid sequence MKKLIFITQSKGGAGKSILSFLLAEKYKEAIILDMDDATKTTSLQLAYRKPLQITFLDSNNVIDRGLFNAFLEQISEAKAELIICDLGASISEQLPFYLSDVHEFLPHVLEELGIELQLYSIVGGANIFTQTMTYLDILVKSANGKFQLKVLKNEFYDFTSDQNQTLEKYGIKHNLEVIPFNISKDKNESTQNRIREVLKSGEGIANASIFSRMYFQNAIKNLAL; translated from the coding sequence ATGAAAAAACTTATCTTTATTACCCAATCAAAAGGTGGTGCCGGAAAATCAATCCTTTCCTTTCTCTTAGCGGAGAAATACAAGGAAGCTATCATTTTAGATATGGATGATGCTACCAAAACTACTTCCTTGCAGCTTGCCTACCGTAAGCCATTGCAGATTACTTTTCTTGATTCCAATAATGTAATTGACCGGGGCTTATTCAACGCCTTCCTAGAGCAGATTAGTGAAGCAAAAGCAGAACTGATCATCTGTGACTTGGGAGCCTCTATCTCAGAACAACTACCATTTTATCTTTCAGATGTACATGAATTTTTACCCCATGTTTTAGAAGAATTAGGTATTGAACTCCAGTTATATAGCATAGTAGGAGGTGCTAATATATTTACTCAGACTATGACTTATCTGGATATTCTTGTAAAATCAGCTAATGGGAAGTTTCAACTAAAAGTACTGAAAAATGAATTCTATGATTTCACTAGTGATCAGAACCAAACTTTAGAAAAATATGGGATCAAACACAATCTGGAGGTAATCCCTTTTAACATCAGTAAAGACAAAAACGAAAGTACACAGAACCGTATAAGAGAAGTTTTAAAATCCGGTGAAGGGATAGCCAATGCCAGTATATTCTCCAGAATGTACTTCCAGAATGCTATCAAAAATTTAGCCCTTTAA
- a CDS encoding HigA family addiction module antitoxin, producing the protein MPIKRDQITENRLIHPGEILAQELKERGIKQSEFAEELLMAYSQLNEIIKGKRSISADLAIILDAALGIPAVFWTNLQAKYDLEVALVKKTNLEKADLIRWKKQIKQWIAFSYFKEEQVLIDLREKDEQKIKEIFKVNQIEDIPKVIEAGNYSRFRKSEFFVTDPINLTSWIKYIEYLSEKEQVRDFTLENQNELILKLKKILMGTHVVEKTRKQLADFGIIFIYKGKPEKVPVDGMAFHNGKNPVIALTGRYKRIDNFAFTLFHELGHIYLHIKNKKNVEPFIDNLENKQAQTGLEEAQANEYAQKNLIPEDKWQKIKDSYHFDDVSINRFAQEIGVPAAIIRGRLCNEYLVSYKASTTIEYAIY; encoded by the coding sequence ATGCCCATAAAACGTGATCAAATCACAGAGAATCGTCTGATTCATCCAGGTGAAATTCTTGCTCAAGAATTAAAAGAAAGAGGGATAAAACAATCAGAATTTGCAGAAGAGCTTTTGATGGCCTATAGCCAGCTGAATGAAATTATCAAAGGTAAACGTAGCATAAGTGCGGATTTAGCTATTATATTGGATGCTGCTTTAGGTATTCCCGCTGTTTTTTGGACCAATCTACAAGCTAAGTATGATTTAGAGGTAGCTTTAGTAAAAAAAACCAACCTGGAAAAGGCTGATCTAATTCGTTGGAAGAAACAAATAAAGCAATGGATTGCTTTTTCTTATTTCAAAGAAGAACAGGTGTTAATAGATCTACGGGAGAAAGATGAACAAAAAATCAAAGAAATCTTTAAAGTCAATCAGATTGAAGATATCCCCAAAGTCATTGAAGCAGGAAACTATTCTCGCTTCAGAAAATCAGAATTTTTTGTTACTGATCCAATAAATCTAACTTCCTGGATTAAGTACATTGAATATTTATCTGAAAAAGAACAGGTTCGCGATTTTACTTTAGAAAATCAGAATGAGCTGATTTTAAAGTTAAAAAAAATTTTGATGGGTACACATGTGGTTGAAAAAACCAGAAAACAGCTAGCTGATTTTGGAATTATTTTTATTTATAAAGGTAAGCCTGAAAAAGTACCTGTAGATGGAATGGCATTCCACAATGGCAAGAATCCGGTAATTGCGTTAACTGGAAGATATAAGCGAATAGATAATTTTGCTTTTACTCTGTTTCATGAACTTGGGCATATTTATTTACATATTAAGAATAAGAAAAACGTAGAACCCTTTATTGATAATCTAGAAAACAAACAAGCTCAAACAGGGTTGGAGGAGGCTCAAGCCAATGAATACGCTCAGAAGAATTTGATACCAGAGGATAAATGGCAAAAAATCAAAGATTCTTATCACTTTGATGATGTTTCAATTAACAGATTTGCACAAGAGATAGGAGTACCAGCTGCAATCATAAGAGGAAGACTTTGTAATGAATATTTAGTTTCTTATAAGGCTTCGACTACCATAGAATATGCTATTTATTAA
- a CDS encoding multiubiquitin domain-containing protein, whose product MEIKNNNHEKQSSGVVKELIDIEEYAEKGKNPPKGQRYQIRVNHTKYTVDVELITGREILELAGKVPAEGFYLYLVTKGNRRLINLNEQVDLTSPGIERFVSKPKEATEGSVPVEILPASSVIKARRQHIMPEEDEDFLNKSGLSWETILEGSQKWLLVYNYPLPVGYNIDKADFALRIDACYPSTQIDMIYFSPHLSRRDGKIINNLTTLPIDAKTWQQWSRHRTSENPWEPGVDNVSTHIELMLYCLKQEFNKR is encoded by the coding sequence ATGGAAATCAAAAATAATAATCATGAAAAGCAATCATCGGGAGTGGTGAAAGAGCTTATTGATATTGAAGAATATGCTGAAAAAGGTAAGAATCCTCCAAAAGGACAACGTTATCAGATCAGGGTGAATCACACTAAATATACTGTAGATGTTGAGCTAATTACTGGCCGTGAAATTTTAGAATTAGCTGGCAAGGTCCCTGCAGAAGGGTTTTACTTATACTTAGTAACAAAGGGTAACCGTAGATTAATCAATTTAAATGAACAAGTAGATTTAACTTCTCCTGGCATAGAACGTTTTGTAAGCAAGCCAAAAGAAGCAACTGAAGGAAGTGTGCCGGTAGAGATTCTACCGGCTTCTTCAGTAATCAAAGCTCGTCGTCAACACATAATGCCTGAAGAAGATGAAGATTTCTTAAATAAATCAGGGCTTTCCTGGGAAACAATCTTAGAAGGCTCACAAAAGTGGTTGTTAGTATATAATTATCCTCTTCCTGTAGGGTATAATATAGATAAGGCTGATTTTGCTTTGCGTATAGATGCCTGCTATCCTTCTACTCAAATTGATATGATTTATTTCTCTCCACACCTGTCACGGAGAGATGGCAAAATAATTAATAATCTTACTACTCTACCCATTGATGCAAAGACCTGGCAGCAATGGTCACGCCATAGAACTAGTGAGAATCCTTGGGAACCGGGTGTAGATAATGTATCAACACACATCGAATTAATGCTTTACTGTTTAAAACAAGAATTTAATAAAAGGTAG
- a CDS encoding HesA/MoeB/ThiF family protein encodes MQYHLKISGKMHTDLKRHLFPGDGREAIALALCGRHKNDKNDYFLVHDICFIPHEQCSIRESYRVTWPTEALEPLIDNAIKNGFAILKIHSHPTGYNSFSDTDDASDKAVFEYIHACINNDLPQVSAVMLPDGKIFARAITSTLEFIPVQMVSVAGDNLHFWFHERLTSNDEMTKRIRQAFGEGTVDLLKNLKIAIVGCSGTGSPTIEALIRNGVGKVVLVDPDKVEKKNLNRILNTTLSDAIEGRLKVEVLKEAIEQIGFNTEVIVYPVNLFDSKEAIREIASCDIIFGCTDSIDSRHLLNHISTFYLIPYFDMGVKLLSDGQGGIDQITGAVHYIQPGGSSLLSRGVYTLEKLRAANLIRTDPAEYARQRKFGYIVDIEVESPAVISINMHVSSIAVNDFLARIHPYRFMNNSKCACTLMDFSDWNMQTLEDGEPDKYLKKYVGRGYMPRLLNLL; translated from the coding sequence ATGCAATATCATTTAAAGATTTCAGGGAAGATGCATACAGATTTGAAGAGGCATCTATTCCCCGGTGATGGGCGGGAAGCCATTGCCTTAGCTCTATGTGGTAGGCATAAAAACGACAAAAATGATTATTTTTTAGTGCATGATATATGCTTTATTCCCCATGAGCAATGTAGTATTCGTGAGTCCTACCGTGTTACTTGGCCCACTGAAGCATTGGAGCCATTGATAGATAATGCCATTAAAAATGGCTTTGCTATTTTAAAAATTCATAGTCATCCAACAGGGTATAATTCATTTTCAGATACTGATGATGCTTCTGATAAGGCTGTTTTTGAATATATTCATGCATGTATAAATAATGATCTACCACAAGTCAGTGCTGTAATGCTTCCTGACGGAAAAATATTTGCTCGTGCCATTACATCTACTTTAGAGTTTATTCCTGTACAAATGGTTTCTGTTGCTGGCGATAATCTTCATTTCTGGTTCCATGAGCGGTTGACTTCTAACGATGAGATGACTAAACGTATAAGGCAAGCTTTCGGTGAGGGTACAGTTGATTTACTGAAAAATTTAAAGATAGCCATAGTAGGTTGTTCAGGTACTGGTAGTCCTACTATTGAGGCATTAATAAGAAATGGAGTAGGCAAAGTAGTTTTAGTAGATCCAGACAAGGTAGAAAAGAAAAACTTGAATAGAATACTGAATACTACCTTATCTGATGCTATAGAAGGGAGATTAAAAGTAGAAGTATTAAAAGAAGCTATCGAACAGATAGGTTTCAATACAGAAGTTATAGTGTATCCTGTCAACTTATTTGATAGCAAAGAAGCAATACGGGAGATTGCCAGTTGTGATATAATTTTTGGATGTACAGATTCTATCGACAGTAGGCATTTGCTAAATCATATTTCTACCTTTTATCTTATTCCCTATTTCGACATGGGGGTAAAATTACTTTCAGATGGGCAAGGAGGTATTGACCAAATTACTGGTGCTGTACATTACATTCAACCGGGTGGCTCATCTTTATTAAGTAGAGGCGTATATACCTTAGAAAAACTTAGAGCTGCAAATTTAATTCGTACAGATCCTGCTGAATACGCCAGACAGAGAAAGTTTGGATATATAGTAGACATAGAGGTAGAAAGTCCAGCTGTAATTTCAATAAATATGCATGTGTCTAGTATAGCTGTAAACGATTTTCTTGCCAGGATCCATCCATACCGATTTATGAATAATAGCAAGTGTGCATGTACACTGATGGATTTTTCTGACTGGAATATGCAAACTTTGGAAGACGGTGAGCCAGACAAATACCTGAAAAAATATGTAGGCAGAGGCTATATGCCTAGATTATTGAATCTGCTTTAA
- a CDS encoding DUF6527 family protein: protein MDWLFQRPVHYRAVVIDEEPEKVKASFIYLIGNHNNFWLASLQCPCGCQETIHLNLLPGDSSQWKLKRHFNGDVTLFPSIWKSKGCKSHFFIRKCKIVWVKP, encoded by the coding sequence ATGGACTGGCTCTTCCAAAGGCCAGTCCATTACCGGGCTGTGGTAATTGATGAAGAGCCTGAAAAAGTAAAAGCAAGTTTTATATACCTTATAGGTAATCACAATAATTTTTGGTTAGCCTCTCTTCAATGCCCTTGTGGATGTCAAGAAACAATACATTTAAACTTATTACCAGGAGATAGTTCACAATGGAAACTCAAGCGACATTTTAATGGAGACGTTACTTTATTTCCTTCTATATGGAAATCTAAAGGTTGCAAAAGTCATTTTTTTATTAGAAAGTGTAAAATAGTATGGGTAAAACCATAA